A genome region from Fervidobacterium changbaicum includes the following:
- the nagZ gene encoding beta-N-acetylhexosaminidase encodes MLEADAGKVFMIGIYGKELTKEIEKVLNEIRPGFVILFSRNISTPEQVKKLTEDISNFLGYRPVFAVDQEGGSVLRLKDGFSTLPSAMACAATGDLQLVERAVNAMSLELKAVGIDFNLAPVVDINTDPFNPVIGTRSFGDDASTVIAFASAFLEGSRNADVVTCLKHFPGLGSVSVDPHYDLPVLDKSYDELFSFDLLPFKKLNADALMPSHVYVRSIQSDALPASLSKEVVEGIARKVLNFQGLIVSDDLLMGGVSKFSVEDRVKLAFDAGNDVLAICHEPELQLRAFKGFKEIVNRDQTLRTKLSKTLEKVIRVIESVQNINRPSIEIVNCEEHQSLMKTVAERSVTFVRQENLEIPLNEVDAILTMVNPPFSPVSDNPDDNVPKIVLELAKHFTVRYSWFSEKNLPSLEEMKGKHILLFTYDAYRSDVLKHFIMELEKYANVLLVALRNPYDALLVRNSIATYGNLVVQQEALLKVLTGKVKATGILPFKEREVLL; translated from the coding sequence TATACGGAAAAGAGCTAACCAAAGAAATAGAAAAGGTCCTGAATGAAATTAGACCTGGATTTGTTATTCTTTTTTCAAGAAATATCTCAACGCCGGAGCAAGTAAAGAAATTAACGGAGGATATTTCAAATTTTCTCGGTTACCGTCCTGTTTTTGCCGTAGACCAGGAAGGTGGTAGTGTTCTCAGACTCAAGGACGGTTTTTCAACGTTGCCAAGTGCTATGGCTTGTGCTGCAACCGGTGATCTTCAATTAGTTGAGCGTGCAGTAAATGCAATGTCCTTAGAATTAAAGGCGGTAGGTATCGATTTCAACTTGGCACCGGTTGTCGATATCAACACCGATCCGTTCAATCCTGTGATAGGTACGAGGTCTTTCGGGGACGATGCCAGTACTGTAATAGCTTTTGCCTCAGCATTCTTAGAAGGTTCAAGAAATGCAGATGTCGTGACCTGCTTAAAACATTTTCCAGGGCTTGGTAGTGTTTCTGTCGACCCTCATTACGATTTACCAGTTCTCGACAAGTCGTACGATGAACTTTTCAGTTTCGACTTATTACCTTTTAAAAAATTAAACGCTGATGCACTAATGCCGTCGCACGTTTACGTACGTTCGATCCAAAGTGACGCACTTCCTGCATCGTTGTCAAAAGAGGTTGTAGAAGGAATTGCCAGAAAGGTGCTAAACTTTCAGGGCCTTATAGTGTCTGACGATTTGTTGATGGGTGGTGTGAGCAAATTCTCTGTTGAAGATAGGGTAAAGTTGGCATTTGATGCTGGAAACGATGTGTTGGCCATCTGCCATGAACCAGAGTTACAGCTGCGTGCGTTTAAAGGTTTCAAAGAAATTGTAAATCGTGACCAGACATTAAGGACAAAGTTATCTAAAACACTTGAAAAGGTTATAAGAGTTATAGAGTCTGTCCAGAATATAAACCGTCCATCAATTGAGATTGTAAATTGCGAGGAACATCAAAGTTTAATGAAAACAGTTGCAGAAAGGTCGGTTACATTCGTTCGACAAGAGAATTTGGAGATTCCTTTGAATGAGGTAGATGCTATACTTACAATGGTCAACCCACCGTTCTCGCCTGTCAGCGATAATCCGGATGACAATGTACCGAAGATTGTTCTGGAACTGGCAAAACACTTCACTGTAAGGTATTCGTGGTTCTCTGAGAAAAATTTGCCAAGTTTAGAGGAGATGAAAGGAAAACATATTTTGTTATTCACTTACGATGCCTATCGAAGCGACGTTCTAAAACACTTTATTATGGAACTGGAGAAATATGCCAACGTTCTTTTGGTTGCTCTGAGAAATCCTTACGATGCACTGCTTGTTAGAAATTCGATAGCTACGTACGGAAACCTTGTGGTACAGCAAGAAGCTCTTCTGAAAGTTTTAACTGGTAAAGTAAAAGCTACAGGAATTCTACCTTTTAAAGAAAGAGAGGTGCTTTTATGA